Genomic segment of uncultured Desulfobacter sp.:
ACCCCGGTGGATGCCGCCAAATCACAGTTAACCCTTTGGGACATGATTGCCATCCATCTCAGGGAGATGGCCAGGTCCGAAGGGGAACTTAAAATAAAGGAGGGCTTGACCTCAAGCCTGTCGATATCAATATCCGGGCTGAAAAACCGGTTGAACAGCACAATACCGGAAATTCCGGTTTCCGATAGCCGCCGGATCATTTGTCCCAGGTTTGAAAAATAGTAACTGATCTTGAGTGAAACCGGTATGGTGATTGTGTTTAAGAGTTTTTCAACAATTTGAAAATAAAGCGTTTCCAGTTCACTGCTCTCCCGTTCAAAATCAGCGGGTACAAAAAACATATTCAGTTCCAGGGCATCGGCTCCGGCTTCGGCGATCTGGGTTGCAAAGGAACTCCATTCATGGGAGTAGACACAGTTTACACTGGCTATCACAGGCATACTCACCCCGGCCTTTGCCTCTTTGATCAGATCCAGGTAGGCAAAAAGCTTTTTACCCCTGAGTTGAACGTCAAGGTAGTCAAATTGCTCCAGGTTGTATCCGGTTGTAAGGGACACGTCCTTTATGATGTCGTTATACTCATAGGCAATTTCTTCTTCAAATATGGATTTAAGCACGGCGGCGCCCGCTCCGGCCTCTTCAATTCTCTTGAGTTTTTCCACAGCGTCGGTTAACCCGCAACTTCCCACAATAACAGGACTTTCAAGGGTCAGTCCCATATAGGTTGTTGAAATATCCATAATGACTATCCCTTACCCTTTTCAAATTGAATGCCGCGCCCGTCGTCACAAGGTTCGGGACCGTCATTATTAGGCCTTGCATGCTCCGCCCATGCAGGGTCCGATGTACAGACATCCAGATCATCGGTTTGGGACCGGATCTTGCCTGCGGTTTGTTTTTTGGGTGTATCTTCTGATTTTCGGTTATGATCGTTGGCGTGTGACATGTTGACCCTCCTTAGGCCATATGTTGTCTTTGCCAGGGGAAAGGCCTTAGCAAAGATGGAAATAAAAAGACGGTTTAGTTGGCTATCCCCCGTTGACACCGTCGGCAATCCTGTCGCCGATCTGTTTATCAATGTTTCGCCAGTATTCAAAACATCGTTCCAGAACAGGCTGGGTCACACCATTTTTTAAGTGCCCCACAACATTTGAAACCAGGCGATCCCGCTGGGCATCATCCATAACCTCGCGAACCAGCGTTCCGGCCTGGCCAAAATCATCGTCATCCTTTCTAAGGGTATATGCGGCCCTGACAAAAGCGCCGTTCGCATTCCACACCTCTTTTTGGGCATATTGTTCGCTGTCCGCTTTGGGACCGCCCTTGGAGTTGGGGGCGTAAACCGGATCGGATACATTGATCACGCGCATGACACCGTCTTTGCTGTAACTGTTCACGGGTGCTTTGGGACGGTTGACCGGAATCTGTTTATAGTTGACGCCCAGGCGTGCCCTGTGGGCATCGGCATAGGAAAAAAGACGGCCCAACAGCATCTTGTCCGGACTTGGACCGATACCGGGAACAAAGCTGTTTGGCTCAAACGCAGCTTGCTCGATCTCCGTGTGAAAATCGGTTGGGTTTCGGTTTAAAACCAGTTTTCCCACCTCATGGAGCGGATAATCGCCATGGGGCCAGACCTTGGTCAGATCAAAGGGGTTGAACCGGTAAGTTTCAGCCTCGCTAAATGGCATGAGCTGGACTTTCAGGGTCCATGACGGATAATTTTTCTGCCGAATCGATTCAAACAGATCCCTGCGGTGGCAGTCGGCATCAACGCCTGCCAGGCGATCTGCTTCCTGCTGTGTCAGACATTCAATGCCCTGGTCGGTTTTAAAATGATACCGGACCCAAAAACGCTCATCATCCTTATTGACCCACATATAGGTATGGCTGGAGTAGCCATTCATGTGCCGCCAGGTTTTGGGAATACCCCGG
This window contains:
- a CDS encoding dihydroorotate dehydrogenase-like protein; the encoded protein is MDISTTYMGLTLESPVIVGSCGLTDAVEKLKRIEEAGAGAAVLKSIFEEEIAYEYNDIIKDVSLTTGYNLEQFDYLDVQLRGKKLFAYLDLIKEAKAGVSMPVIASVNCVYSHEWSSFATQIAEAGADALELNMFFVPADFERESSELETLYFQIVEKLLNTITIPVSLKISYYFSNLGQMIRRLSETGISGIVLFNRFFSPDIDIDRLEVKPSFILSSPSDLAISLRWMAIMSQRVNCDLAASTGVHDAQGVIKQILAGAQAVQMVSTLYKNKIPYLKTVNRDIQNWMETHGFKTLGDFRGKLSQAEADNPAVYDRLQFMKYYA
- a CDS encoding catalase; this translates as MTSKPPNPTTNDAGIPVSSDEHSLTVGPDGPILLQDHYLIEQMANFNRERIPERQPHAKGSGAFGYFEVTRDISAYTKAALFQLGTKTDTLIRFSTVAGESGSPDTWRDPRGFALKFYTTQGNYDMVGNNTPVFFLRDPMKFQHFIRSQKRRADSGLRDHDMQWDFWTLSPESAHQVTWLMGDRGIPKTWRHMNGYSSHTYMWVNKDDERFWVRYHFKTDQGIECLTQQEADRLAGVDADCHRRDLFESIRQKNYPSWTLKVQLMPFSEAETYRFNPFDLTKVWPHGDYPLHEVGKLVLNRNPTDFHTEIEQAAFEPNSFVPGIGPSPDKMLLGRLFSYADAHRARLGVNYKQIPVNRPKAPVNSYSKDGVMRVINVSDPVYAPNSKGGPKADSEQYAQKEVWNANGAFVRAAYTLRKDDDDFGQAGTLVREVMDDAQRDRLVSNVVGHLKNGVTQPVLERCFEYWRNIDKQIGDRIADGVNGG